The proteins below come from a single Cupriavidus pauculus genomic window:
- a CDS encoding LysR family transcriptional regulator, producing the protein MIRIDDLALFVRSAALGSFSAAAREIDLLPGQVSAAIQRLERDLGIRLFARSTRSLRLTADGEQYLPYAQGALESLREGHERVHAETAAIKGVLQIAAPSDLGRNVLLPMLTEFRRAHPQLTLRLSFSDQVADVFRDPVDVALRYGNMEDSSYVAMPVDPGNRRVVVASPAYLAAHGAPASLDALTSHTCLRFMLHGRVYDKWAFQEDGKRRVVAVSGPLVSDDADIVRRWAVAGEGIAYKSRLDVAEDIATGRLVPLLDGVVGDAIPLNLVCPHRKQFSPAIRLLHAWLQDRVARHFPATERPRRAAGGRARKG; encoded by the coding sequence ATGATCCGCATCGACGACCTCGCCCTGTTCGTACGTTCCGCCGCGCTGGGCAGCTTCTCCGCTGCCGCGCGCGAAATCGACCTGCTGCCCGGACAGGTCAGCGCCGCGATCCAGCGGCTCGAGCGCGACCTCGGCATTCGCCTGTTCGCGCGCTCCACGCGCAGCCTGCGGCTGACCGCGGATGGCGAGCAATACCTGCCCTATGCACAGGGCGCGCTGGAGTCGCTGCGCGAGGGACATGAACGTGTGCACGCGGAGACCGCGGCGATCAAGGGCGTGCTGCAGATTGCCGCGCCCTCCGATCTCGGCCGCAACGTGCTGCTGCCGATGCTGACGGAATTCCGCCGCGCGCATCCGCAACTGACGCTGCGGCTCTCGTTCTCCGATCAGGTGGCCGACGTGTTTCGCGACCCCGTCGATGTGGCATTGCGCTACGGCAATATGGAGGACTCGAGCTATGTGGCCATGCCCGTCGATCCGGGCAATCGGCGTGTGGTGGTGGCATCGCCGGCCTACCTCGCCGCGCATGGCGCACCGGCATCGCTCGATGCGCTCACCTCGCACACCTGCCTGCGCTTCATGCTGCATGGACGCGTGTACGACAAGTGGGCATTCCAGGAGGATGGCAAGCGCCGCGTGGTGGCGGTGTCCGGCCCGCTCGTCAGCGACGATGCCGATATCGTGCGCCGCTGGGCGGTGGCCGGCGAAGGCATCGCTTACAAGTCGCGGCTGGACGTCGCCGAAGACATTGCCACGGGCCGGCTTGTCCCGCTGCTCGACGGCGTGGTCGGCGATGCGATTCCGCTGAATCTCGTCTGCCCGCATCGCAAACAGTTCTCGCCGGCCATCCGGCTCCTGCACGCGTGGCTGCAGGACCGCGTGGCGCGGCACTTTCCGGCCACGGAACGCCCGAGGCGCGCGGCCGGCGGGCGCGCGCGCAAGGGCTGA
- a CDS encoding SDR family NAD(P)-dependent oxidoreductase, which produces MTTPTSSIAPIALITGGSRGLGRNAVEHLARQGTDIILTYRGNRAEAEAAVAAVQAQGRRAVALQLDVGDSSTFDAFATNVKSVLADWQRTHFDFLVNNAGVGIHALIAETTEAQFDELMRVHLKAPYFLTQKLLPLIADGGRILNVSSGLARFSMPGYAAYGAMKGGVEVLTRYMAKELGARQISVNSLAPGAIETDFGGASVRDNPQVNAMVASVTALGRPGLPDDIGGVVAALLSPGTKWINAQRIEASGGMLV; this is translated from the coding sequence ATGACCACGCCCACTTCCTCCATCGCTCCCATCGCCCTGATTACGGGCGGCAGCCGCGGCCTCGGCCGAAATGCCGTCGAGCATCTGGCGCGCCAGGGCACCGACATCATCCTGACGTATCGCGGCAACCGCGCGGAGGCCGAAGCGGCCGTGGCGGCGGTGCAGGCACAGGGCCGCCGCGCGGTCGCGCTGCAGCTCGACGTCGGCGACAGCAGCACCTTCGACGCGTTTGCGACAAATGTGAAGTCAGTCCTCGCTGACTGGCAACGCACGCACTTCGACTTTCTGGTCAACAACGCGGGCGTCGGTATCCATGCGCTGATCGCGGAAACGACCGAGGCCCAGTTCGATGAACTGATGCGCGTGCATCTGAAGGCGCCGTACTTCCTGACGCAGAAGCTGTTGCCGCTGATCGCCGACGGCGGGCGCATTCTCAACGTGTCGAGCGGCCTCGCACGCTTCTCGATGCCCGGTTACGCCGCCTATGGCGCGATGAAGGGTGGAGTGGAAGTGCTCACTCGCTACATGGCCAAGGAACTCGGCGCGCGCCAGATCAGCGTCAATAGCCTGGCGCCCGGGGCGATCGAGACCGACTTCGGCGGCGCCAGCGTTCGCGACAACCCGCAGGTCAATGCGATGGTGGCGTCGGTTACGGCGCTGGGGCGCCCGGGCCTGCCCGACGATATCGGGGGCGTGGTCGCGGCGCTGCTCTCGCCCGGCACGAAGTGGATCAATGCGCAGCGCATCGAAGCGTCGGGCGGCATGCTGGTCTGA